Genomic DNA from Acidimicrobiia bacterium:
CCCCCAGCAGACCCGCCTCATACACCTCTCATCGGTCGGGGACGACCCTGGTAGCTCAGGGAAGTGGCTTCGCGGCGGGCACGTCCACGGGCACCGGCGACTCGGTCTTCGACACCTGCGCGGAGCGCACGGCCAGCACCACCACGCCGTAGACCATCGCGGCCACCGAGCAGACGATGAGCACCCAGTCGAGGATCCCGTGAGCCCCGAGCTCCTCCTTCAGGATCGTCACGCCGATGACGGCGGCGACGATCGGCTCGGCGATCGTCAACGTGGGAAGCGACGCGGCCAGCTCACCGGCCTGAAACGCGACCTGGTTCACGAGCATCCCCGCGCTCGCGAACGCGGCGAGGCCGTACACCTCCCAGTGCGTGAACAGCGGGACGATGCCTTCGGTGAGCAAGTCGACGCTGCTCTTCGTGAGCGCGGACGTGAGCCCATAGCACACGCCCGTCGCGAGCGCGAGCAACGCGGCCCGCATCGCACCGTGCGTCCGCAGCGACAGCACCGTGCACACGACGCCGATCCCCACGACGATGCCGCCCCACACGATCCAGTCCG
This window encodes:
- a CDS encoding DMT family transporter is translated as MEYVFALAAALLFATASVLQQRAASQAPGDRSLRVGLLWHLFRRPMWLLGYGADWAAFGLQAAALGTGSLLVVQPLLVTGLLFALPFAAAWSGYRLGAHDWIAASTLCAGLAVFLLLGSPTGGVERAPLADWIVWGGIVVGIGVVCTVLSLRTHGAMRAALLALATGVCYGLTSALTKSSVDLLTEGIVPLFTHWEVYGLAAFASAGMLVNQVAFQAGELAASLPTLTIAEPIVAAVIGVTILKEELGAHGILDWVLIVCSVAAMVYGVVVLAVRSAQVSKTESPVPVDVPAAKPLP